A region of the Stieleria neptunia genome:
GGAGAATTTGAACGCCCGAACCCTTGGCTTCCTAGCGGAGAGGTCGTGGCGAGCCCGGCAACGATCGTCGCCGATCCCGGTTACACACTCCACGGCCACGTAAGCGACGAACAAGGGATGGGGATCGCGGAAATCACCGTTTATCCAGCGTCCAGCGTGGATCGCCACCAGACCGATTCGGAGGGCCGTTTTCGATTTCGCGTCCCGACGCACCTGATCAAAGACTATTTGGATCGCGACGATCGGCCGATGAAGTTTTCTGTCGTAACGCCCGAGGAAACCCCGTTTCTGTCGAAACAGATCGAGCTTTCCCAGGGGCAAGTGACAGGGAAAGAGCCGATCAACGTTGTGCTTCCACGTGCCGTCGCGATCAGGGGGAAGATGGTGGACGCGTCGGGAATTCCCGTAAAAGGGATCTCGGTTCGTTCGCTCGACAGCCCATCGCCCTATGGGGCCAATTCGAAAGAGGATGGAACATTCAGTCTGAAACTCCCCCTTGGAGAGCATTTCTTGGTGTTGGCAACCAGGGAACCGGGGTACGCGATCCCTTCGTCTTCGTATGGAATGACGAAGCAGGAGGCCGAATCGCTACTCCATCGAAAAATCACGATCACGGACCTTACTCCTCGCGAGCTGGAACCGATCGTGGTCCCCAAGCTTTCCACCTACCAGGTCATCGTGTCGCTGCCCGATGGCAGTCCCGCCGTCGGTGCGTCGGTGATCTTGCGTGATGAAGTACCGGCGAGCCCGAACGCTGCGGAAATCGACCGGGGGACTCGCACCGTCGATCGATCCGAGACCGAGACTACGAATTCACTCGGGCGTGTCACGCTGGTACCCAATGGGATGACGTCCCCCAAAGCGTTCATCGACGTCAAGTACCTCGGCGACGTCGACGCCTTCGACGGCACGGTCAAGCTGAGCGAAGCCAAGGACGGCGTGGTCCATTTGGTGCTGAATTCCTCCGCGATCGTCGAAGGCCGCGTGCTGGTCGACGGAGAACCGGTCGCCGGGGCTCGGGTGCAGGTCAGCCTGACGAAGCCTGTCCAGCGGACGGCCAACGGCAGGACGATGACGTTTTATCAATCCAGCGGTCACCAATTCGTCACGACGAACTCCCAAGGTGTGTATCGGGCCTCGGTGCCGGCCGGAAAACGGGTCAGCGTCAGTCTGAGCAGCGTTCCGAATCTTAATGTCCGATCAGGGATCGGCTACTACGCGCAACCCGCCGGCGACGGAAAGCTGATCGTCAAAGACTTCGAATTGATCCGCGGTGATCAAGCCATCGCCGGACGTGTCATTGATGCTGATGGCAGCCCCGTCGCCAAGGCGATGGTTTCTATCCGCCGTGACCGAGACGTCATCCCAAATTTCTGGGTCGATCATGATCGTGAGAGTCAATCGACCACCGATGCAAATGGACGCTTTCACCTCAAAAACGTCCCGCAAGGAAACTATCAACTGATGGTCCGCGGCCCCCGTGGCGAAAGCTCCGTCTCGGCGACACGGATCTCGACCATGGTTTCGGTCAGCACCGGCGAGACGGATCTGGAGATCACGCTCAACCTTCCGAGTTCTCCCGCGATCCCGGTGTTGGTGCCGATCGAGATCACGCCAAAACGGTAGGACAAGTGGGATCGGCTGGAAGCCAATCCCACTGTGATTGACAGGCTGGAAGCCTATCCCACTGTGATTGACGAGCCTGGAAGCCTATCCCACTTTTTCAATTCCCCTTCACCCTCGGACACGCAAAATGCTTTCGATCAAATTTCTGTTGTCGTTGTTGCTGACCGCGGGGACGGCCGAACTGTCGGGCCGCGTGGTCGATTCCGAGGAGGCTCCCGTTGCCGGAGCGATCGTCGTCGTCAGCACCGCCAAGCCTCGCGTCGGCCCGGCCACGACTTGCCCGTCGTGCTACCGCGATTGCACCAAACGCACGGTCACCGACGAAAACGGGGCGTTTTCGATCACCGAGTTGTCCGATCAACTGCTGTTCAGCTTGGCCGCCGGCGGCGCAGGCTATCAAGGCCAGGTCTCCGAGCACTTTGATCCGGAACAAAATCCCGAGATCCAATTCGAACTCGAACCGATCCAGCGCACCGAAAAGATTGAAGTGCTTCGTGGCCGCGTGATCAACCTCGACGGTGACCCGATCGCGGGCGCCCAAGTCAGGCCACACACCATCTTTCGCAACAACGGAATCGGTGGCGGATCCGACCGCTCGGTGACTCCGCTGACGCTGACCGATGCCGAAGGCGTCTTTGAAATGTCGGTGGGAAATCACATCGAATGGATCGACCTGCGGATCAACGCATCCGCCTACGCGCCGGCACAAACTCGGTGGACTCGTGCGGGCGACGACGGACTCACCATCTCGCTCGGGTCTGGCGCAGGCCTGCGCGGAAAATTGGTGTTTCGTGACAAGCCCGTCGCGGGCGTCGAAGTCGGACTGGTCCAAAAGATTCGCATGATGGGCAACATCGTGACGCCCCAAGAGGTTTACACCGACGAAGCAGGTGTGTTTACCTTTGACCAGCTTCCTCCGGGGCTCGACTACGCCGTCTACACCCACACCGGCCAGGCTGCATCGGCGGTGCTGCCGCTGAGTTTGATCGAGGCACCTCGACACGGTGAAATGGCGGACCTGGGGGAGATTGCGGCGGTCGAACCGAGGCGGTTGTTGGTGACCGTGACGACCAGCGACGGATCGCCACTTCCGAAAGACAGTTACGTCTACATCGGACGACGCTACGGTTGGCGCGGTTCCCAGTTGCCGCTGGAACAAAAGACGACGTCGAAGGTTTCTATTCTCGACGCGGCCCCCGAAGTCTATGAGGTCGGAGTGCGGACGAAAGGGTACACCGTGTTGGAAACCCAGCCGAAGTTAAACGTCGATCTCAATCGAAGTTATTCGGTAGACGCGAGACGTGAATCAAGTGTCGTGTTGATTTTGGAGCCGACAGGGGATTGAAGTCGCACACCGTTGGTGTCCGGCCTTGAGAGACCGTCCAGCTTAAGGCGATCGCTTTTCTGATGTACGATGGCCCTTCCGGGCCGTCGCCCGTGGGGCTCTGCGCGACGACCTAGAAAGGACGTCGTACAACGGTCCGTTGGACTCCCGACGACGACCTAGAAAGGACGTCGTACAACGGTCCGTTGGACTCCCGACGACGACCTAGAAAGGACGTCGTACTGGTGATCCGCTGACCGCGTCTCATCACGCGTCACCTCGTTGCAAGGCTCCGCCTTGGAACGCGATGGAGGCGGAGCCTCTGGTCATGTGTGTTCCCAGGCGGAGCCTGGGAACAAGACGTGGTTCACTCTCCCTTGGAGTACCAATCGGGCGTGCCGAACCAATCGTGCATCTCTTTTTCGAAGGGAGCGACGACGCTCTGCGGTTCAGGGATCTCTCCGCGGTCTCCGGTTTCGACGATCCAGGTGTCGAGCGCTGCTCGCATTCGAAGCAAGGCTTCTTGATGCGATGCGTCGTCGGAATCGGTCAGGTTCTGAATCTCGTACGGATCGGCTTGTGTGTCGTAAAGCTGTTCGTCGGGGAACGGCTTCATCAACTCCGCCGGCGGTCCCGTCAACTTTCCTTCGGCGTGTAGTTTCCGCATCAACGGCTTGACCAAGAAACACTTTTCCTTGTAGCGATTCAGCGTCGTGAATCCGGCTCCGGGCGTGAAGTTACGAACGTAGTGGTAACGTTTGTCGCGGACGCTGCGCAATCGAATCTCGGTTTCATCAATACGATCGCGGGCGCTGAAGACGTACTTGCGTGATGGTCCGATGGCATCACCGAGGAAGCGACGGCCTTGCATACCGACGGGCGGCTCGATGCCGGCCATCCAAAGTGTCGTGGCCGTCAGATCGATCAGGCTAATCAGCTCATCGCTGACCGCGCCGGGTTTGATTTGCTTCGGCGCGGGATAATTTTTGGGCCAACGAATCACCATCGGGACGTGCAACCCCGAATCCCAGCACCAGTGAATCCCGCGTGCTTCCAGTCGGCCGTTGTCGGAAAAGAAAACGACGATCGTGTCGTCGGCCAATCCGTCTTGTTCGAGCCGATCCAAGATCCAGCCGACTCGGACGTCGGTTCCGGTGACCGAATTGAGATACCGCGCCCATTCCTGACGCGTGATCGGGTGATCGGGGTAATACGGCGGCGGCGTCACGTTTTCCGGCGTCGCGACTTTGGGATGCCACTCTTCTCCGACCCACTTCACGCGATCCTTTTCCGCCGACTTGCGGTCGTAAATGTCATACTCCGCTTCGGGCATGTTGATCTGGGCGAAGAACGGCTGGCCGGGCTTGAGTTTCTCCCAGTCATCGGTCGTGTACAACTGGCCTTCGTTGACGAAGTTCAAATCCAGTTTTCCCGTGCCGATGACGCGATCACCGATTGTTTTTAGGTTGGCGGTGATGTAACCGGCGTCGTGCAATCGTTGGGTGATCGGACGCACGCCCGGCGGCAAACGGAAATCATCGCTGCGATGCGAACGCATGTGGTGCGTGTCCGTCGTCGTCTGGTACATGCCGGTCATGAACGCCGAACGACTGGGGGCGCAGACCGGTGAGGTCGAAAAGACGTTGGTGTAGCGAATGCCTGCCGTGGCCAAAGAGTCGACGTTCGGGGTGTGAACGTTCTTCGCGCCGTAGCATCCAAAATCCAAGTCAAAATTTTCGCCGATGATCCAGAGGATGTTCGGTGGTTGGGTGGGGGATTGCGCGCGGGCCGAGGTGAAGCCCGAGCAAACAACAAGGAATAGGATGAGAAGGCGTAGGATCATCATGGAGTTCTTTGGTGGGAAACGAAGGGTCGGACGCGAGGGACGAGTTGCCGGGGAGGGTTTGTTGTGGCTTGGAGTTGCTCAATGGCAATCGTTCGACCTCCCCTCGCTTCGCTCGATCCTCCTGCCAGGAGGGTGACTTTAAACTGCACGACATCTTGTACACGGGCTGGCTAATCCAGCCGGCTGCGAATCCAGTCCGCAATCAGTTTCAAGTGCTGGTCATCATAGAATGCATTTCCGCCGTGGGCGGCGCCGTGGAGGACATGAAACGTGACATCCAATCCGGCACGCTGGTAGGCTCCTTCGAGTTCGTGCGATTGGTTGATCGGCATTTGCGGGTCTTGATCGCCGTGAATCAACAGTAGCGGCGGGTCGCTGGGATCGACGTGCTGGACCGGACTGGCCAGCCGAGCCGCCTCGGGAGCGCCGGTCGGCAAGTCACCGAGTAGTAGCTTCAGTGCCGGCTCGCGATCGCTCAAACCATGCGGCGTCGATTGGCTGAGGATTGTCAGCAAGTTGCTCGCTCCGTACAAGGAAACGATTGCCGAGACGTGAGACGAAATCTCTGCGTTTCCCATCGCCAGATTTTCCACGGTTTGCACGCCGTCGCTGACGCCGACCAATGCGGCCAGATGGCCACCGGCAGACGCGCCGGCAATCACGATTCGATCGGGATCGATTTCAAACCTTGCTGCGTGTGC
Encoded here:
- a CDS encoding carboxypeptidase-like regulatory domain-containing protein; the protein is MLSIKFLLSLLLTAGTAELSGRVVDSEEAPVAGAIVVVSTAKPRVGPATTCPSCYRDCTKRTVTDENGAFSITELSDQLLFSLAAGGAGYQGQVSEHFDPEQNPEIQFELEPIQRTEKIEVLRGRVINLDGDPIAGAQVRPHTIFRNNGIGGGSDRSVTPLTLTDAEGVFEMSVGNHIEWIDLRINASAYAPAQTRWTRAGDDGLTISLGSGAGLRGKLVFRDKPVAGVEVGLVQKIRMMGNIVTPQEVYTDEAGVFTFDQLPPGLDYAVYTHTGQAASAVLPLSLIEAPRHGEMADLGEIAAVEPRRLLVTVTTSDGSPLPKDSYVYIGRRYGWRGSQLPLEQKTTSKVSILDAAPEVYEVGVRTKGYTVLETQPKLNVDLNRSYSVDARRESSVVLILEPTGD
- a CDS encoding sulfatase family protein, which gives rise to MMILRLLILFLVVCSGFTSARAQSPTQPPNILWIIGENFDLDFGCYGAKNVHTPNVDSLATAGIRYTNVFSTSPVCAPSRSAFMTGMYQTTTDTHHMRSHRSDDFRLPPGVRPITQRLHDAGYITANLKTIGDRVIGTGKLDLNFVNEGQLYTTDDWEKLKPGQPFFAQINMPEAEYDIYDRKSAEKDRVKWVGEEWHPKVATPENVTPPPYYPDHPITRQEWARYLNSVTGTDVRVGWILDRLEQDGLADDTIVVFFSDNGRLEARGIHWCWDSGLHVPMVIRWPKNYPAPKQIKPGAVSDELISLIDLTATTLWMAGIEPPVGMQGRRFLGDAIGPSRKYVFSARDRIDETEIRLRSVRDKRYHYVRNFTPGAGFTTLNRYKEKCFLVKPLMRKLHAEGKLTGPPAELMKPFPDEQLYDTQADPYEIQNLTDSDDASHQEALLRMRAALDTWIVETGDRGEIPEPQSVVAPFEKEMHDWFGTPDWYSKGE
- a CDS encoding alpha/beta hydrolase; protein product: MPVLFASSNVVVMRRFSFCLLLVFSIGRPAYSAEPAIQRDLSYAKINGVDLKLDFYPSQADGVSPLIVWVHGGAWRAGDKRNVPIKRLTGQGFSIATLNYRLSGTARFPAQTEDIKAGIRFLRAHAARFEIDPDRIVIAGASAGGHLAALVGVSDGVQTVENLAMGNAEISSHVSAIVSLYGASNLLTILSQSTPHGLSDREPALKLLLGDLPTGAPEAARLASPVQHVDPSDPPLLLIHGDQDPQMPINQSHELEGAYQRAGLDVTFHVLHGAAHGGNAFYDDQHLKLIADWIRSRLD